The genomic stretch GTCTCAGGTGATAACACTAAGAGGGCAGAGAGGCATATTAGGAGACCAGTGGAAAGAGAAAAGGAGTGGATCGAGAGCAAGGTGTCCTCAGCTGAGCAGagaagggaaaaggagagagttCACGAgatggaaaggagggagaggttgaTGATGAGGAATAAAAGCCGGGAGGATAttgagtggcagagagagaaaaaagaagagTTAaatagggagagaagagagaagaagagggcaCTTGCAGAAGAGTGGGAGAGGTTGGAAAGAATGGAAAGGGAAATTGTGAACAAGCCAGAGTGGAGTAGAGACAGGAGGGCTGAGAAGGACCTAGAGCAACAGAGGGAGAAAAATGGAGAGTGGAGCAGGAGGGCTATAGAAAGGGAGAATGAAAAGGATACAAATtgggagagggagaaaatatTTGAGAGGAataggtgggagagggagaaagtgaaagagagagaacgaaatgGGGAGAAGGTTGAGAAGaaaagagactgggagagggagtATAAGTGGGAAAGGTCTTCTAGAGAGAGGTATGTTTCAGCTGATGATAAGAGGAAGGAGCGTGACATATTTCATAGAGGGCTGGATCAGGAGGGACAGCTTAAAACTGCACATAGATCAGTGCCAGGGAGCCGCAGTAGCATCAATTGTAGAAAAATATCTCGAGAAGCTTCCCACACATCACCCTCGGTTCACCGCCAGTCAAGTCGGCTACTGCAAATGGAACTCAGCCCAGTGGAGAGTGCTGACAATGCTTGCCTCCAGCTCATCCCTTGCAGGATTTGCCACAGAAAATTTGCTGCAGAGAGACTAGAGAAGCACCTTCAGGTCTGTGAGAGGATGCAGCGCTCCAGCCGCAAAGTCTTTGACTCCTCCAAGTACAGGGCCAAGGGAACTGACCTGGAAGAGTTCATGAAAACCAACTCAAGAACCAAGTCTCCTGAGGTAAGAGTTTTTCCCCAATTTCTTTAACTTGGGGAAATAATGGTATTTTTTCTCATTTCTCATGCCATTTCTGAACCCTGGTTAATATGATTTTGGCTTGATTTACAGCTAAAGAAGAGCAACTGGAGGCAGAAACACGAGGCATTCATTCGTAATCTGCGCCAAGCCCATGTTCCAGCAACAGGTGCTTTGCATCCCCAACCACCTATCCAAGACAATGATGATTATGTGACCTGCCCTCACTGTGCCCGCCGATTTGCCCCTGGGCCAGCAGAGCGACATATCCCCAAGTGCCAGAACATCAAGAGTCGCCCTCCACCTCCCCGCCACCGCCGCTGACAAAACCAACTAATTTGCAATGATGTTTATAAAAAAGCATTCAAAactacattttacatttgagtcatttagcagaagctcgacctacaattagtgcattcatcttaaaacagctaggtgggacaaccacatatctcagttataataagtacatttttcctcaataaagtagctatcagcaaagtcagtgctagtaggggggaaaaagtcaagagcGAATGTTAGTTCACAAAAGGCAATTATTTTGTATATAAAATTGTAaaacatttggggggggggggggggggggggggggtgctatgGGATTATTTAATACActtttgaagaggtagggtttcagatgttaaATCTAAAACCCGGATGCAATGTGTTACCTAAAAGCCTCTGCATTAACTTACATTATTATAGAGCAAAATGTACAAGTATGGCGTTGTGGTTTAGTATGAGAGTATTTAGTTTAAAATAACATGTTTGttcaaaataacattttgaatTGTATAGTTTTTACACATTTTTCACACTGCCTTTGAAGTGGGGGGGGAACTAAACTGTTTAGATGTCATGTCTAAATTGTAAATACTGTAGCAATACAGTATCAGATACTGCCGAACAAGATTGACAGACTGCAAAAGGGTTCAAAGAAAATGAAAACCAACGAGAACAATTGGTGGATTTTGaagcacaataaaaaaaatacattttgctcTGTCTATAGTGTTTAGTTCATTTCAAAATTCATCTGACCAAAATGGGTCTAAATGTATTTTACATGAAGCATAACACAAAGGTGTCTCTATGAATGGTGGAACGTAAGACCACTGTAGCGGTACACCCACGCCATTTTATAATGTTGCATAAGCTAAGCTAAGCTAAACTAAGCTAAGCCATTGGAAGAAAAAAATATTGCAAAAATACAGTATAGGTGTAATATTTCAACATTAAACAAACTGTATAAAAAGCATAGCCTATTCTTTCTATTTGTGCACAATTCTTGGTTTAAGAGTATGCAAAGCACTAAGGAATAAGTACGTTCTCTTGCACTGATAAAGGAAATTGCACCAGTGTTGTGTACTGTATCAATTAACTGCACACCAACCAAGAGTTGCAAGCCGTTGGTAAAGGACACGTAAAacacacacttactgtacacacaccacCCAGAGTAAACAAATATACAATGTGAATATTACACCTTTCACAAATAGTGTCAAAAGGATGAATCAATACTCAAAAACAggatgaacacaaagacaatataaACCTGAAAAAGAAACAGTTGAGAAAACATTTAATAGAAAAAACAAAATATTACCATTAACTTTACGAAAACAAGCTTTTCTACATTCTAGGAAGAGAACTGTACTAATGACATCACCTTTTACACAAGGAAGATTACCCATAAAATGACAATTTCCTCCACTTAAATACTAGTTAAAACAAATTCAAGGTTATCATCTTAAggcaataaaaataaatgattgtctatattgaatCAGTAGTTTGAGTTATGTAAAAGTGAACCTCATACACCATTTTTTCCAGATACAGAATAGCAAGCTGATCATCATATGAAATACACAAGATTGTAAATACTTAAATGTTAACACTAAATACTTCTTTGGTAAATTAGATGTAAGAGAGACAATATTTGGTATACCTTTGGCTATTTGAAATAGTATTTAGGCTTTTAGTTTTGCAGCATCACATATGAAGAACAGGGCTCAGGGCTTTCGAAATTAAATTAACAAAAAATAAGTACTTGAAATTCACATTGgaacatacttttgtgtgtgtatacagtgtatgtgtacaccccttcaaatgagtggatttggctatttcagctacactcagtgatgacaggtgtataaagtgtgcaaagctgtcattaaggcaaagggtggctactttggagaatctcaaatataatactATTTTTCCCACAGGGTCACCGCAACTCATTGCATATAGGATAGGACAGTTTTTGTTCACGGATTTGCCCCAGCAGATCTGTCCCCATCATGGTTGGAGGCTCCTCCCTGTCCTGCCACAGGCCTGTGATCGGATTGGTGGTTGCAGTTCTTTTCAGTTCCTGCTTTGCGCAGAGTCAGATGGTTGATTGCTGATCAGAGTCTCTCGTTCTCTTTGAGCTGGTCACTGAACTGTTATGAAAGAGAACTCTTGATAAAACTTGTCTGCATAGCAATGGAGTTAATCAGTCTAGCATAGGGACTTGAGTCTGTGTTAATACACAACTTTGCCTACAGGGATCACTACAGGTGctgggttgaataaagagaacaTACAGAAACAAAATCAATGAATGTTACATTTATATCTaagccagtggaggctgctgaggggaggacggctcataataatggctggaacggagtcaatggaatggcatACAACAATACCattggcatcaaacacatggagaccacgtgtttgataccattccagcaATTCCACTCTAGCCATTACCAAGAGCCcgttccccaattaaggtgccaccagcctcctgtgaccTAGGCCTATTGGCTACATTGAGGTTCTATCAGGCATTAGTGCGTAAGCCTAAGCTTTATGTGCGCCAAATAGCCTGCACACTGATCGCCAAAAGCTTTTGGGAATGGGCAGAAAAAGTTCATGTCTATCCACTAAGAGAAAAAGGCCAATGTcagagtttaattcaataagagatAAGCTGTGAAATGGTGTTGAAAATAAATAGAAGGGAGGGGCCAGAAAagttgtttgggaaagatttggtgaagtggtaaaaTACTtattgttttctattgtgttattgacttgattattccatgtgtaactgtattgtttgtgttgcactgctttgctttatcttggccaggtcgcagttgtaaatgagaacttgttctcaactcgcttacttggttaaataaagatgaaatatatatatttttaaaagacaATGATAGCATGTTAtatgtgatgattgtgaggcgctacacaaattcgacagtcacaagacgggacttcaaataggcctatggcacgtcaagggaactgtagcctactgttcagatgggttagaTGGAAactgactgtaggtctgtaaCCACAGTTTTAATATTTCTTGCAGCAAATTGACACaccaaatgtacattttgacTCGACAACTGGAGTGGAGAAATACAATGTATTTCATCATCTTGAAGGTGTCATCATCTTGAATGTGAATGTGCAGTTAGCACCTCTACAGATGGTATCTATCTTTATCAGAATCATACAAGCTGATTGTATTTCCACCACATAAAAGACGCATCCAAGCCAAACTGAAATCTGATCAGAAACATGTTTGGTTTGCTCTGCAAAAGAAGCAGAGATGACAGAGACAACTTTAccaatgtcaactagattgaagcctTCCTTCTACCATTTATGACATTATTCTAGTGAGCAAgtgtttatttagtcttctagggcaacatataatgacagaagagaagctgcacacatctaattatagacaagttgactaacaaatagcctactaaaatgtcagaaattataagaAACATAAATTACGCAAAAAACAATCCTCCACCCCCTGTCAAAAAACGTTCTACCTTCTGACTGTAGCCTATGGCGCATTTTTTATATTTGTGGGTTAGGGTCAAGTGTggggcctcagattttcacttaaTCATATATAAAAAATGATTTGCAATTGTGAGCAGGGGCAGGTGAACAAACAACTGACCCAGGTACCACTAGTCTATAGTGAGTAATGCTTACCTGCTTCTGTAGCAACTGGATTGGTGCCTCTTCGTGATTGACTGTCTCTCGAAACTGTAAAATAAAATGGCAACAACTACAGAGAAACACAGAACAAACAAGCAACTGCACCAGAATACTGTCTCAACTAGCCTTGTGCTGTAACAATGTGTGTAAGGGGTTATCTTGCACATTACTTGCTCTGGAGCAAGTTGGTGCCTCCCCTTCTACAGGCTCCTGCCTCCTCCAACCCGTTGACCCCTTCACAGCCCATACGAGCGGTCTAAAGAAATAACACTTGGTTAGGTTGAGATATTAGCACTGGGGATGTAGTCAAGTGCGTTTGTCATAACCGAGAGGCTTTTCTCAGTGGCGGCAGCAGCCTTCACCTCCTGCAGGTCATCATAGAGCAGTGTGACGCTCTGAGAAAGAAGGAGCCAGTGGGCCAGGTattcagcctctggaatcaggaTGAACTCTGCATCCTGTAGTTCCTGTTAGGGAGGATGGACAGGGAGGGACACCAACATTCAGTGGCCATAACCCTCTTTGTTCAGGCTTTTATTATGCTTGTTGTTTTGAGTACAAACATGGCGCAGCCAGACAGGGCAAGAGCTGTCGCAAGTCTGGTTCGTCAGAGACGTTATGGAGGTCTTGATGTGTCACTCGTCTGTGTCATCTTCCTTAGTGCCCCCCCCAATCACCCTTCATGTAGCCCtggctcactctccagatccacAGTGGAGGTAGAGGCCTGGCCCAGGCCTTAGTGTGAACCGACAAACACCAGGACACACCATGTGGTCAGTACAGTACCAAACTGGTATAAAACTATTGACCTGTTCAGATTGTGAATGTAATGATGAAGTAACCAGAGAGACCATGGCCATCTTACTTACCACTGCCAATTAAAAGTCCACTGCTGTTTGAGCAGATAGTTTTAAAGTTGAGAACCTTTTCTGTAAACAGGGAACATAATCAATCTCAACTGTATTTTTCAATAAATTATTAGCTGGTGTTAGAACAGAAGTTTAGTGGCTAACCCATGATGAGAATGGTGTGCCAGCCGTGACAGGAGTGGTATGGCACATGGTGGAGGGAGCCTAAAATGGGTTGTGGTAAAGCATTCCCAGGCATCCGTTTCCTGCTTTTCCCCAGGCAAAGATCTGACTGTCTGAAAGGATAAGAGATTAGCCAATATCCTTCCAGAACCTAAACAGGGAATCTACCGGTACTCTCCATTAGATTGAGTCCTACTTTTGTAGCTCAGAGCAGAGGACTCCCTGCTAACAGAATAAAgcgaagaaaaaaaacaagcacCACAACTCTAAGCTGCATACACACATTAAACAGCATATTCAACAACATGCTGCAACAGAGAATGTTGAAGTTTAGTTGTTTTTCTGACCCTGCAAATGGGGGCGTGTCCGCAGGACACTTTGCTGACCACCTACCCTCCCTCAAAAGACCCCAACAAGAGCTAGATGCCCTGGTGCTTCTTGAAGTCCTTCACACCAAGCTGACCATAATTTTTTGCAGCCAAAGGTCATCAGCCTGCAAGGTCAGAGTTCAGTCAGAACCATGTCTTGATATAAAATTCTACATACTTTCAATTGGGGatcagaaaaaaagagagaagagtCTGGTAGCTGTACAGTTGATGGCAGCAGTGTGGGTCTTCCCAGCAGAAATGACTCTGATCTTATACCTGGCCAGCTGCTTGACCAAAGTGAGTGTAATAGTGTATGTTATCCTCTGGTAGACCTGATATTGAAGGAAGAAAACTTAAATTCTCCACCATTAATTGCATTATTCCTTATTTTAAAGCAATGAGAAGAGGCTGTGAGTGGATCCTAGTATGTTGAGTGTGATGCTGTACCTCTCCAGGAAGGTTTGAGGCCAGAGACTCCAAGGTTGATTGTTGTTCCCACAGGCCAAACCTTTGCCAGAAGGTTCCATCAAGGCCACAGATGAGATACTGGCTCCTTTGGGAATCTCCACCTGTGAACGCCAGACGATACACAACATTATGCTTCCTATCGATTTAAATGGTGCATTCAAACACATTTTCATGAATTTGTCTGGATGATGAAATTGAGACGTCATTGCCCCTTTCCCCATGAGCAGAATTAAATGATATGTTCAAGCTCTCTGCTGGAAACTAGAGGGCAGGATCTTACTTGCATGAGGGAGTTAAAGTCATCCTCACAGTCCTGGCCAAGACTGAGGAAAAGGCCAACTTCATGAATGAATTATGTCCTTCATCATAGCTCCATCTACTGGCAAGATAAGGTGGGACAACAGATATGGAGCTTGAGGGAGGCATGGTGGTAGACATACAGTACTGCTGTGTAGCTCAGTATACGCTGTTCTGGTACATACCGGGCTCTCCACAGCCCCAGGAGTAGATGTCTCCCCTGTGGGTCAGCACCACCACATGGTTGTCTGCACAGGACACCTGCCTGACAGGCCACACCTCAAAGAATTCCAACAGCACAGGCTCTAGCACCTACATGCCCTGCTCGTTCTCCACTCCAATACAGCTGTAGTAGTCAGAACCAAACATGTACATCAGGTCCTCATCTGAAACGAAACAGCATGTTGTCAAACTAGACCAAATCTGTCTGAATTGTATCTGAGTTGTAAAAAGACAGAAACCGAGCCCTCCCACTGTAAACATCCTATTCTACTGGAGTAGTGctccacacagacagaccacTCACCAGTGACACAGGCAGTGAAATCAGCTCCACAAGCGACCTGACAGATGGCCTTTCCCTGCAGCCTCTCAACCTTGTGTGGCTGCTGGTACGAGGCCTGGGCCCCATGGCCCAGCTGGCCCACCATCTTGGACACACATGAAACCACAACATCAAAAGGGCACATGTTTAATCAACAAAAACAACTTTAAAGTGCTCAAAATGTTTTTTCTGCCTTGGACTTATAGGAACATGGTACTCACAGCCCAAGTGTGCAGCTATTTCTCCATGGTAACCACAGAAAAGTGGGTCTCCCCTGCACACACATGCTGGCCACTGCTTTCACCTttaaacacatctgccacgctgatcctcaacactggagctccccactgctccctgttcacccatgactgcatggccaggcaccatcattacatttgcagaCGACAGTGATcaccgacgagacagcctatagggaggaggtcagagacttagccgggtggtgccagaataacaacctatcccgcAACATAAcaaagactaaggagatgattgtggactacaggaaaaggaggaccgagcacgcccccattctcatcgacggggctgtggtggagcatgttgagagcttcaagttccttggtgtccacatcaccaa from Oncorhynchus clarkii lewisi isolate Uvic-CL-2024 chromosome 25, UVic_Ocla_1.0, whole genome shotgun sequence encodes the following:
- the LOC139383581 gene encoding zinc finger C2HC domain-containing protein 1C; translation: MELSPVESADNACLQLIPCRICHRKFAAERLEKHLQVCERMQRSSRKVFDSSKYRAKGTDLEEFMKTNSRTKSPELKKSNWRQKHEAFIRNLRQAHVPATGALHPQPPIQDNDDYVTCPHCARRFAPGPAERHIPKCQNIKSRPPPPRHRR